One part of the Lepeophtheirus salmonis chromosome 14, UVic_Lsal_1.4, whole genome shotgun sequence genome encodes these proteins:
- the LOC121129450 gene encoding uncharacterized protein, whose amino-acid sequence MKILMILGFLLGSSFGSQYQHPLHSYPSPVFPYHLTPPSQFFASRQPFLHSNSHPVPYPFPIQTSTPAPIVVVTPVPVFLSPDSIFNSHRDIFSSDSNTGTNFNKGQFGNNFLNGKVQSTSSTSSPSRFNDDSSNQSPNNKIISSYSSN is encoded by the exons atgaAG ATTCTTATGATCCTCGGATTTCTTTTGGGTTCCTCCTTTGGAAGTCAATACCAACATCCTTTACATTCATACCCTAGTCCCGTTTTCCCTTATCATCTTACACCTCCATCACAGTTCTTTGCTTCACGACAACCATTTCTTCATTCTAATAGTCATCCAGTCCCTTATCCATTCCCTATTCAAACTTCTACTCCCGCGCCTATCGTTGTGGTAACCCCAGTTCCAGTCTTTCTTTCTCCGGATTCCATATTCAACTCCCACAGGGATATTTTTAGCAGTGATAGCAACACTGGAACTAATTTCAACAAGGGACAATTTGGAAACAACTTCTTGAATGGAAAAGTCCAGTCTACAAGCTCTACTAGTTCACCCTCAAGATTTAACGATGATTCATCAAACCAATCccccaataataaaataatatcttcatattCTAGCAACTAA